The proteins below come from a single Gammaproteobacteria bacterium genomic window:
- the rplV gene encoding 50S ribosomal protein L22 (binds specifically to 23S rRNA during the early stages of 50S assembly; makes contact with all 6 domains of the 23S rRNA in the assembled 50S subunit and ribosome; mutations in this gene result in erythromycin resistance; located near peptidyl-transferase center), with amino-acid sequence MQAAAKLKNARISAQKCRLVADQVRGVPVDRAL; translated from the coding sequence ATGCAGGCAGCAGCGAAACTGAAGAATGCGCGCATATCAGCCCAGAAATGCAGGCTGGTGGCCGATCAGGTGCGCGGCGTGCCGGTGGATCGCGCGCT